The genomic interval CTTTCGGCGAAGGCCTCGATGAGGCCGCGGGCGATCTCGTCGAGCTGGCTCTGATAGGTGACGGCAATGTCGTCGCGCAGTTCGCTGAGACCGTGCAGGCGGCCGCTGGAGATCGGCATGATGGCGTTTGCGCCGGTCACCGGCACGCCGTCGATATAGACAGCATTGCCGACCGTCGCTGCCGAATAGGTGTTTGTCGGCGTGAAGCTGACAGTACGGGCGGTGGTCTCGAACAGCGTCACGCCGCCGTCGGTGTAGACCACGACGCCGCCGTCGGAGCGGGTCAGCGTCGAGATGCCGATTTCCTCCGACAAGGAAAGCAGCACCCTGTCGCGGGCATCCAGGGCGTCGCTGACGTCAGCGCCCCCCTGGGTGCCCTTGACGATGATCGTGTTCAGCGATTCGAGCTGCGACAGCAGATTGTTGATCGTCTTGACCGACGACGCCATGTCGGCGTCGGCTTCCGCCCGCACGTTCTGGACCAGGGCTGTGTATTCGTTGAGCGTCGTGGCCATGTCCTTGGCCGCATCCAGCATCGTCTGGGCCAGGATCGCGTTGCCCGGGTCCGAGGCGTAGTTCTGGATCGAGATCTCCAGCTTGCCGAGGGCGGCCGCCGGCGACAGCTCGAGTTCCGTGTCCGAGACGGTCTGGTTCAGCTTGTCCAGGCCCTCGACGATCGCCTGCTGCGAGGTCGCCACCGAGGTCGCCCTGACGAGCGAGTTATACAGGGCCGAATCCGTGGTGCGGGCAATCCCGTCGACCCGGACGCCGCCGGTCTGGCCGCTCGCCGAGACCACCGTGCTCAGCACGACGGACTTGCGCGTGTAGCCCGGATCCTGCGCCCCGGCGATGTTGCGGGACACGGTCGCGGTCTCGGTCTGTCGGGCCGCAAGCGCGGACTGGGCGACCTGCAGGGCAACCGAAAGGCTCATGGCTGGGATCTCCCGTGCGCGGTGGCGGGCGCGTTAGCGGACCAGGTTGACGAGTTCCTCGAGCAGATCCGAGCCGGCTTTGAACACCTTGGAATTGGCGGTGTAGCCACGCTGGGACTCGATCATCGAGGTCAGTTCGGACGCGAGGTCGACGTTGGAACTCTCCAGGGCGCCGACGGTGAGGCTGCCGAGACCGCCCTCGCCGGGGAAGCCGACGCGGACCTCGCCCGAGTTGTTGGAAACGGTGTAGATGTTGCCGGACAGCGGCGTCAGCTTGTCCGGGCTGGGGACGTCGGCGAGCGGGATGCGGTAGAGCGCGCGCCGGTCGCCGTTGGCATAGACCGCAAAGAGCGTCCCGTCGTCGGCGAACTCCACGCTCTCCACCGCGCTCGGCGCGTTGCCGTTGGCGTCCACCTCGGTGATGGTGAAGTCGGCATTGAGATAGGTCATGCCGGACATGTCGAGATCGAAGGTGCTGCCGTTCGGCACGGCGACGGTGATGTCCGTCGGGCTGGCTGCCGCCAGGTTGCCGGTCGTCCGGTCGAAGGTGATCGTCTGGGTCGCGAGCGCCGGCGCGCCATAGGGGAAGCCGCCGCCGGGTGCGGCGTCGTCGGCGTTGTAGATCGTCACCTCCCAGTCGCTGTCGGCGGCCGTTTCGGTCGCCTTCGAATAGTAGATGTCGAGGGTCACCGCGTTGCCGAGATTGTCGTAGACGATCAGCGAGGTCTTGGCCGAATAGGTCGCTGTGGCCGCGTTGGCGGACGGCAGGTCGGCGGCGGCAACGATGGCTGCATCTTCCGGCACGTTCGCCCACAGCAGGGCGCTGTCTGTCGGGACGGCCTCAAGCTTGCTCTGCGAGACGTTGACGTTCTCCAGCCCACCGAGCCCGTTGGCGACCGGTGCGACGGTGCCGCCGTTCCCGATCGGATAACCCTGGAGATAGTAGCCGGCGGTGTTGACCAAGTAGCCCTTGCTGTCGACCACAAAGGAGCCGGCACGCGTCAGCGCGGTCGACCCTTCCCGATCGGCGACGACGAAGAAGCCATTGCCGTCGATGGCGAGGTCGAGGCCTGAGGTGGTGTAGCTGATCGCGCCCTGCTGGGAGATCGCGTAGACCGTGTGCGCCTTCACGCCGCCGGAGTTGTAGGTGCCCGTGCCCTGCGACAGGATCATCGAACTGAACTCCGACGCCGCACGCTTGTAACCGGTGGTGCTCGAATTCGCGATGTTGTCGGCGACGGTGCCGAGCTTGCTCGACTGGGCATTCATACCCGACACGCCGGTGCGC from Polymorphum gilvum SL003B-26A1 carries:
- the flgK gene encoding flagellar hook-associated protein FlgK yields the protein MSLSVALQVAQSALAARQTETATVSRNIAGAQDPGYTRKSVVLSTVVSASGQTGGVRVDGIARTTDSALYNSLVRATSVATSQQAIVEGLDKLNQTVSDTELELSPAAALGKLEISIQNYASDPGNAILAQTMLDAAKDMATTLNEYTALVQNVRAEADADMASSVKTINNLLSQLESLNTIIVKGTQGGADVSDALDARDRVLLSLSEEIGISTLTRSDGGVVVYTDGGVTLFETTARTVSFTPTNTYSAATVGNAVYIDGVPVTGANAIMPISSGRLHGLSELRDDIAVTYQSQLDEIARGLIEAFAESDQSGGGGPDQAGLFTYAGAPAVPAASTLVAGLAGDIRISASVDPDQGGNLDLLRDGGISDPLNPDYDYNPGDLAGYSDRLQQFLNAFNQPRVFDGGVELDPTDTLKGFASSSASWLQRERQTATSNLEVQAVIVTRTAESLSNATGVNLDEEMTRLLDIERAYAAAAKLIAAVDRMLEDLLTAAR
- a CDS encoding flagellar hook protein FlgE, with amino-acid sequence MSLYGVMRTGVSGMNAQSSKLGTVADNIANSSTTGYKRAASEFSSMILSQGTGTYNSGGVKAHTVYAISQQGAISYTTSGLDLAIDGNGFFVVADREGSTALTRAGSFVVDSKGYLVNTAGYYLQGYPIGNGGTVAPVANGLGGLENVNVSQSKLEAVPTDSALLWANVPEDAAIVAAADLPSANAATATYSAKTSLIVYDNLGNAVTLDIYYSKATETAADSDWEVTIYNADDAAPGGGFPYGAPALATQTITFDRTTGNLAAASPTDITVAVPNGSTFDLDMSGMTYLNADFTITEVDANGNAPSAVESVEFADDGTLFAVYANGDRRALYRIPLADVPSPDKLTPLSGNIYTVSNNSGEVRVGFPGEGGLGSLTVGALESSNVDLASELTSMIESQRGYTANSKVFKAGSDLLEELVNLVR